In Ignavibacteria bacterium, the genomic window ATTTGCGAAAAACAAATATAGTGTAGGTATTTACAAAGTGTTTAATAGTAATCGGGCATATGTTTTTTATGCCCCTAAAAACAATTTAGAAAAAATGGTTCATTTATTGTTTGCTGATAGTAGTTTCCAGCCTATGCGCGGATTTCCTTTATTATTAGATTATGCTGATTCTGTTTGCTCAAGATTATTATCACCTGAAGATTTTAAAAACCAAATAGAATCAAAATTAGCACGAAAGAAAATATTAGATTTTGAAAAAACAGAAAGAAGTACAAGAAGAAGGTAGAAAATGGACTCCGATCTTATTGGCTTTATACATTTTGATAAACCAAATATCAAAAGTATTCGAGTCGAAGCTTTAGTTATAAAAGAAAAGTCTTCAAAACTTTTGCGAAATAAGTTTATTAAGATTATAAACTCACAAGCAGATGAACAGAGGAAACGAAAAGAGTTTATCGGCAGAATTTTAGAAGGGCCATTCTTCCAACCAGAAGAAGTAACGCGTGAATCAGCTTTGGCGCAAGTGTCAATATTAAGAGGAGAAGAGTTTCCCGTCCCACCTAATTTTTATGCAACTGTTATTATTGAAATTATAGGAGAATTATTTGGGTCATTTATTTATAGTACTAGCAGCCGCCCAAGTCCTCAATCAAAAGTAGTTGAGCTAGGAGAAGATGATTTGAATGCGATTTTAGGTTTGAAAGATGGCAATTTCTTGGTAGGTCACCTTGAAGGTTATCCTAAAGTTCATATAAAATTTGACTCACGAAAAATTTCAGTTTTACCAAGAAACATAGGAATATTCGGAACGGTTGGTTCTGGCAAGACGAATACAGCACAAGTTCTAATTGAGGAGCTAGCAGAAAGGGAAAAAGACCTCAAAGAAAAATGGGCCGTGGTAATTCTTGATGTAGAAGGTGAATATACCATGATGAATAAACCTGAAGAAGTTGAAGACAAACATTTGAGAAAATTGAGAGAAATATTTGGAATTGAGCCAAAAGGAATTGATGATTTTTATGTACTAAAACTCTGCAATCATGAATCCACAATAGATACTGCAGAAGATGTGACTATTAATATTGATCAAATTGATGAATACATGCTAGGAGAAATTCTTCAAACAACAGAACCTCAGTCTGCTGCATTATTTTCGATAATTGACCAATTAAAAAAACATCCTAAAAAAGAAGAACTTGATCCAGAAA contains:
- a CDS encoding ATP-binding protein, yielding MDSDLIGFIHFDKPNIKSIRVEALVIKEKSSKLLRNKFIKIINSQADEQRKRKEFIGRILEGPFFQPEEVTRESALAQVSILRGEEFPVPPNFYATVIIEIIGELFGSFIYSTSSRPSPQSKVVELGEDDLNAILGLKDGNFLVGHLEGYPKVHIKFDSRKISVLPRNIGIFGTVGSGKTNTAQVLIEELAEREKDLKEKWAVVILDVEGEYTMMNKPEEVEDKHLRKLREIFGIEPKGIDDFYVLKLCNHESTIDTAEDVTINIDQIDEYMLGEILQTTEPQSAALFSIIDQLKKHPKKEELDPERIIPKTTKKSGYTLNDIISEIDNIIVKQRRSKKDKDNESEENKVNEILVRAQSLIPLKRKLLELVRTKAFDVKTASSIDPSKYLVPGRVTVFDLSYTGDYEKNLLIAQLLERVFKAKRDDATLPKTLIMIEEAHTFVSRENKDRMIQTIRKLKEIARRGRKRWLSLCFISQQPAHLPGEIFELANTRVVHNIRSKNNLEVLKQSSGDVTEEMWDSVPALNPGQAIINSPQFKNSLVVEVRHCRSKRIKQEDIK